One genomic segment of Candidatus Zixiibacteriota bacterium includes these proteins:
- a CDS encoding 3-deoxy-7-phosphoheptulonate synthase, whose product MNVTAGPCAVEDEAQLAAVAEFLHRCDVRFLRGGAYKPRTQVDSFQ is encoded by the coding sequence CTGAACGTTACCGCCGGACCCTGCGCTGTTGAAGATGAAGCGCAACTCGCGGCGGTTGCCGAATTCTTGCACCGCTGTGATGTCAGGTTTCTGCGCGGCGGCGCTTACAAACCGCGCACCCAGGTGGATTCCTTCCAG
- the ubiE gene encoding bifunctional demethylmenaquinone methyltransferase/2-methoxy-6-polyprenyl-1,4-benzoquinol methylase UbiE, producing MSTMVSPSRHDVHRMFDRISPRYDLLNRLLSLGLDRAWRRRAVAELPRDTETPVLDLACGTGDVALAAAAAHAQRRVIGIDMAERMLTLATTKAAAQGWSDRIQFLRGDGHALPLPDESVGAVTIAFGIRNMADLDVCLGEMRRVLRRGGKAIILEFSLPQNRLLRRLHLFYIRRIVPVVGRTVSGDSYAYAYLNQTIETFPYGTAFCELMARAGFTAPQARPLNGGIVTLYTGQKP from the coding sequence GTGTCGACTATGGTATCGCCGTCGCGGCACGATGTGCATCGGATGTTTGATCGCATCTCGCCGCGCTATGACTTGCTCAATCGCCTCTTATCCCTCGGGCTCGACCGCGCCTGGCGTCGCCGGGCGGTAGCGGAGCTGCCGCGCGACACTGAGACGCCGGTCCTCGATTTGGCTTGCGGCACGGGCGACGTGGCTCTGGCGGCCGCGGCTGCCCATGCACAGCGCCGCGTGATTGGAATCGATATGGCCGAACGCATGCTCACCCTGGCCACGACCAAAGCCGCGGCACAGGGTTGGTCCGACCGCATCCAATTTCTGCGCGGCGATGGCCATGCCCTGCCGCTGCCGGATGAATCGGTCGGGGCCGTAACCATTGCCTTCGGTATTCGCAACATGGCGGACCTCGATGTCTGCCTGGGTGAGATGCGCCGCGTGCTCCGTCGAGGCGGCAAAGCGATCATCCTTGAGTTTTCGTTACCGCAGAATCGCCTGTTGCGCCGCCTGCACCTGTTCTACATCCGCCGGATTGTCCCTGTCGTCGGACGGACGGTTTCCGGCGACTCTTACGCCTACGCTTATCTGAATCAGACGATTGAAACCTTTCCTTATGGGACAGCGTTCTGCGAGTTGATGGCGCGCGCGGGTTTCACAGCACCGCAGGCCCGGCCGCTGAACGGAGGAATCGTGACGCTCTACACGGGGCAGAAACCGTGA